The following proteins come from a genomic window of Puntigrus tetrazona isolate hp1 chromosome 15, ASM1883169v1, whole genome shotgun sequence:
- the rtn2a gene encoding reticulon-2a isoform X1, with the protein MGQVLGFSHCKEFGTVSSTPDSTPPCSDGGNEESDFPELQTAREWSDDDEGLEDDDACLSSSSVWGTPRQNSFELTFSYIAFSESDSSSRRDSGRRRTSGRSGRCPPLRTDTLESQGPSDSPAVEWDPHAFLTVEGEEDAEEQSLQWTLEPQTHRVEEFQDKDTGTWEATEEISGIQTRNLSCSRQDEQITAVPQLHGSDPSVATETMATLQMVEPSHTMPPAIGRNTQEEQLCKQCYSTLNLTEGPTVHIQIAVMDLIYWKDMERTGMVLTGLVVGLLSLFQLSIITVVSTLSLAIICFTISVRIYYKLLHVLQLGDGVHPFQSYLELDISLSGEEAQHYMQKAIVLSCSAVDTLRNLIFVGNLFSSLKFLLLMYLVTFLGNLCNGLTLLIIGVIAVFSVPLFYTRHQDKVDSCFTAVQAHIDNIKDFLHRLTQGGGPPPDPTPGGAKPKAH; encoded by the exons ATGGGTCAGGTTTTAGGGTTCTCCCACTGCA AGGAATTCGGAACAGTGAGCTCAACACCTGACTCCACTCCTCCCTGCTCAGACg GTGGAAATGAGGAGTCCGACTTCCCAGAACTGCAGACGGCCAGGGAATGGTCTGATGACGATGAAGGCCTGGAGGATGATGACGCATGTCTCAGCAGCTCTTCTGTGTGGGGCACGCCGCGTCAGAACTCCTTTGAGCTCACCTTCTCCTACATTGCCTTCTCTGAGAGCGACAGCTCATCGCGGAGAGACTCGGGGCGCCGCAGGACCAGCGGGAGGAGCGGACGCTGCCCACCGCTCCGCACGGACACTCTGGAGAGCCAGGGGCCTTCCGACTCCCCAGCTGTGGAGTGGGACCCTCATGCCTTCTTGACTGTAGAAGGAGAGGAAGACGCGGAGGAGCAGAGCCTGCAGTGGACTCTAGAGCCACAGACTCACAGGGTGGAGGAGTTTCAGGATAAAGACACAGGGACATGGGAAGCAACGGAGGAGATCTCAGGCATCCAGACTCGCAACTTATCATGCAGTCGTCAAGATGAGCAAATAACAG CAGTACCCCAGCTTCATGGGTCAGACCCTTCTGTTGCCACGGAGACCATGGCCACCCTGCAGATGGTGGAGCCGTCACACACAATGCCTCCTGCCATTGGACGAAACACTCAGGAAGAACAGCTCTGTAAGCAGTGCTACTCCACTCTCAACTTAACCGAGGGGCCAACAGTTCACATCCAAATAGCAG TGATGGACCTGATCTACTGGAAGGACATGGAGCGGACGGGGATGGTGCTCACGGGGCTGGTGGTGGGGCTGTTATCTCTGTTTCAGCTCAGCATCATCACTGTGGTGTCCACACTCTCCCTGGCCATCATCTGCTTCACCATCTCAGTCAGAATCTACTACAAACTGCTCCACGTGCTCCAGCTGGGAGATGGAGTTCACCCTTTCCA GTCATATCTAGAGTTGGACATCAGTTTGAGCGGGGAAGAAGCTCAGCACTACATGCAGAAGGCCATAGTGCTGTCCTGCTCTGCCGTAGACACACTAAGGAACCTCATCTTCGTGGGCAACCTGTTCAGCTCACTCAAG TTTTTGTTGCTGATGTATCTGGTCACGTTCCTGGGAAACCTCTGCAATGGCCTTACCTTGCTCATCATTG GTGTAATTGCTGTCTTCTCCGTCCCTCTGTTTTACACAAGGCACCAG GACAAAGTGGACAGCTGCTTTACCGCAGTGCAAGCCCACATTGACAACATAAAGGACTT CCTTCATCGCCTGACCCAGGGTGGCGGACCACCCCCGGACCCCACTCCAGGTGGAGCTAAACCCAAAGCCCATTGA
- the rtn2a gene encoding reticulon-2a isoform X2, translating to MTCKVMDLIYWKDMERTGMVLTGLVVGLLSLFQLSIITVVSTLSLAIICFTISVRIYYKLLHVLQLGDGVHPFQSYLELDISLSGEEAQHYMQKAIVLSCSAVDTLRNLIFVGNLFSSLKFLLLMYLVTFLGNLCNGLTLLIIGVIAVFSVPLFYTRHQDKVDSCFTAVQAHIDNIKDFLHRLTQGGGPPPDPTPGGAKPKAH from the exons ATGACTTGTAAAG TGATGGACCTGATCTACTGGAAGGACATGGAGCGGACGGGGATGGTGCTCACGGGGCTGGTGGTGGGGCTGTTATCTCTGTTTCAGCTCAGCATCATCACTGTGGTGTCCACACTCTCCCTGGCCATCATCTGCTTCACCATCTCAGTCAGAATCTACTACAAACTGCTCCACGTGCTCCAGCTGGGAGATGGAGTTCACCCTTTCCA GTCATATCTAGAGTTGGACATCAGTTTGAGCGGGGAAGAAGCTCAGCACTACATGCAGAAGGCCATAGTGCTGTCCTGCTCTGCCGTAGACACACTAAGGAACCTCATCTTCGTGGGCAACCTGTTCAGCTCACTCAAG TTTTTGTTGCTGATGTATCTGGTCACGTTCCTGGGAAACCTCTGCAATGGCCTTACCTTGCTCATCATTG GTGTAATTGCTGTCTTCTCCGTCCCTCTGTTTTACACAAGGCACCAG GACAAAGTGGACAGCTGCTTTACCGCAGTGCAAGCCCACATTGACAACATAAAGGACTT CCTTCATCGCCTGACCCAGGGTGGCGGACCACCCCCGGACCCCACTCCAGGTGGAGCTAAACCCAAAGCCCATTGA
- the rhoub gene encoding ras homolog family member Ub, translating into MDYSNLMAPPVPPHKPRSPRLAHCQGRLLKCVFLGDGAVGKTSLIVSYTTNGYPTKYVPTAFDDFSAVVQVDGQPVRLQLCDTAGQDEFDKLRHFCYTRTDVLLLCFSVVSPASFQNIGEKWVPEIRRRCPLTPLLLVGTQCDLRQDVKVLIELARRRERPVLEEDARALADKIGAVAYIECSSLTQKNLKEVFDAAISVGLRHSDRRSRRERKVHSTADKMKMLSKSWWKKYICIQ; encoded by the exons ATGGATTACAGTAACCTGATGGCGCCTCCGGTGCCGCCTCACAAGCCCAGATCCCCCCGGCTCGCGCACTGCCAGGGCCGCCTGCTCAAGTGCGTGTTTCTCGGGGACGGAGCTGTGGGGAAAACCAGCCTGATTGTCAGCTACACGACCAATGGATATCCAACGAAATACGTCCCGACGGCGTTTGATGATTTCTCAG cgGTCGTACAGGTGGATGGACAACCAGTGAGACTGCAGCTTTGTGACACTGCAGGACAG GACGAATTCGATAAGTTGCGTCACTTCTGCTACACGCGAACCGACGTCCTTCTCCTGTGCTTCAGCGTCGTCAGCCCCGCTTCCTTCCAGAACATCGGTGAAAAATGGGTGCCGGAGATCCGACGGCGTTGTCCGCTGACACCTCTGCTGCTGGTGGGCACCCAGTGTGACCTACGGCAAGACGTCAAGGTCCTCATCGAACTGGCACGGCGCCGAGAGCGACCCGTCCTGGAAGAGGACGCCCGCGCTCTGGCGGACAAAATAGGAGCAGTAGCCTACATAGAATGCTCCTCTCTCACGCAGAAAAACCTCAAGGAGGTGTTCGACGCTGCCATCTCTGTCGGGCTCCGGCACTCCGACCGAAGATCGAGACGAGAGCGGAAGGTACACAGTACTgctgataaaatgaaaatgctctCAAAGTCATGGTGGAAGAAATATATCTGCATACAGTAG